In Thalassospira sp. ER-Se-21-Dark, the genomic stretch CTGGATGCTCTACACCTATTTCAAGGAAATCCCGACCGACATCCTCGAAGCGGCCCGCATGGATGGCGCAACCCTGCCCAAGGAAATCATCTTTGTGCTGTTGCCAATGGCGGTTCCCGGCATCGCATCGACCATGCTGCTCAACATCATTCTGGCATGGAACGAAGCCTTCTGGACGCTCAACCTGACAACGTCCGATGCAGCCCCGCTGACAGCCTTCATCGCCTCCTATTCGAGCCCCGAGGGCCTGTTCTGGGCGAAGCTTTCAGCCGCATCGACGCTCGCGGTTGCCCCAATTCTCGTGATTGGCTGGTTCTCTCAGAAACAGCTGGTTCGTGGTCTGACATTCGGCGCGGTCAAGTAACCGCAGCCTGATAGCAATCTGGAAAGAAGGAACACCAAAATGGGTGCTATCCGACTGGAAAAAGTCAAGAAAACCTTCGGCACACTCGATGTTATTCCCGGTGTCGATCTTGATATCAATGACGGTGAATTCGTGGTTTTCGTCGGTCCGTCGGGCTGTGGCAAATCAACGCTTCTGCGACTGATTGCTGGCCTTGAAGACGTCACCGATGGCAAAATCCTGATCAACGGAACCGATGTCGCCAACGAGGCCCCGGCCAAACGCGGCCTGTCCATGGTCTTTCAGTCCTATGCGCTTTACCCGCATATGACCGTCTATAACAACATTGCCTTTGGCCTGAAAATGGCCGGTGAAAGCAAGGAAGTTATCGAAGAGAAAGTGCAAAGCGCGGCCAAGATCCTGAACCTGACCGACTATCTTGAACGTCGCCCGGGCGCACTTTCGGGTGGTCAACGTCAACGTGTTGCCATTGGCCGTGCGATTGTCCGTAACCCGGCAGCCTTCCTGTTTGACGAACCGCTGTCCAACCTTGATGCGGCGCTGCGTGTGAACATGCGGCTTGAAATCACCGGTCTGCATCAGGAACTGAAAACCACCATGATCTACGTGACCCACGATCAGGTCGAAGCCATGACCATGGCCGACAAGATCGTGGTCCTTCAGGCGGGCCGTGTTGAACAGGTCGGCAAGCCGATGGAACTTTACAACAACCCGACAAACAAGTTTGTCGCGGGCTTTATCGGGTCACCGAAAATGAACTTCCTGGGCGGGGAGCTTGCCAAAAAATACGATTGCCACGAAATCGGCATTCGCCCGGAACACTTCGCGGTCAGCACCGAAAAGGGTGAAATCCCGGCAACCGTCAAGATCGCCGAACACCTTGGTGCCGAAACATATCTTCATGTCGAAGCCGACAGTCTCGGTCCGATGACGGTCCGTGCCACCGGGGAAATCCCGCTTGGCGAACATGACAAGATTTTCCTGACCCCGGAACAGGATCGCATCCATCGCTTTGATGCCCAAGGGCTGGCGCTGGCCAAATCCTGATACGTGCAAAAACCGGATCGCGATGTCCCACAAACATTGCGATCCCGTCTTACCAACCAAGCCACTTGTGAGTCCAAAATGTATCTGAAAAAGTTCGATCTTACGGGCCGTCGGGCCTATGTCACTGGCGGCGGTCGTGCCATCGGCCTGTCCTGCTGCGAAGCTCTGGCAGAGGCCGGCGCCCATGTCATCATCGGCGACATCAGCGAAGGTGTTGCCGAAGAAGGCCGCGATTACCTGAAATCCAAAGGTTATTCGGCTGATATCGACATCATGGATGTCACCAACACCGATCAGGTCCGTGCAAGTGCCGAAAAAATGGCCAAGCAGGGCGGCGTTGATATTCTGGTCAACAATGCCGGTATCGCGCGTTCGGAAACCCCGGCAGAAACCGTCACCGATGAACATTGGCTCAATGTCATTGACGTCAACCTGAACGGCACCTTCTGGTGCTGCCGTGAATTCGGCAAGCAGATGCTTGAAAAGAAAAACGGCGTCATCGTCAATGTCGGTTCCATGTCTGGCTTCATCGTCAACAAGCCGCAGGAACAGGCCTATTACAATGCCTCCAAGGCAGCGGTCCACCACCTGACCAAGTCGCTGGCGGCCGAATGGGGCAACCGTGGCGTGCGCGTCAATGCGGTCGCACCGACCTATATCGCAACCCCGCTCAATGAATTCGTAAAATCCAAGCCGGAAATGTATGACGCATGGATCAACGGCACCCCGATGGCCCGTCTTGGCCTGACCGAGGAAATCGGATCGGTTGTCCTGTTCCTTGCCTCTGATGCTTCCAGCCTGATGACCGGGTCCATCGTTCTGGCAGATGGGGGTTACACCTGCTGGTAAGGCCAGGTGCAACAATTTGACCACACATTGTCCTGAAGCTTTTGTGGTCAGCCAGTTCGACGGATAGACGGGGCGCGGATGTGGGACCTGCGCCCCGTTTACCTTTTACCCAAACTGGCAGGGTACTGACCCTAGATACTTCGAAAAGTCATTGGCGGGCATCACCTCGACCCCGTTCAGTCCCAGAAAGACGGCCAAGCGTTGCAGATTTTCCATCAATGGTCCGGCAACATCGGCGGCCCTCACATGGTCTTCAAGATGCGCACTCTGCACTCTGAGCACCCCGGCCTGCCGATCTGATTTCAAATCCACCCGCGCAACAAATTCGCCATTTAACATGAATGGCAAAACGTAATAGCCGTATTGGCGTTTCTCGGCCGGCACATAAATCTCGATCCGGTAGTTAAAGCCAAATATCCGCTCCACCCGATCACGTTCCCACATCACCGGATCAAACGGCACCATCAGGCATGTCGGCTTGGCACGTGACCGCGGATTGACAGTCGGGCACAGATAACCCGGCTGTTTCCAGCCTTCGACGTCGGCCTGCAGTAACCGGCCCTCCTCGACCAGTCGCGCCAGACAGGCTTTGGTTTCATCTGTTGGCAGACGGAAATATTTGCGCAAATCAATCTCGGCGGCCACCCCCATGGCGGCAATCCCCTTGCAGATCAGGTCGCACATCGCATCCTGCCGATCCCGGTCGGGTTCGTGTGCTGCGTCGCCAATGATCCGATGCGGCAAATCATATTCGCGCTCGAAACTGCTGCGCCGTTTGCGCGCCATCACCTGCCCGCTCCAGAACAGATATTCCATCGCGGTTTTGGTGTTCGACCAGCCCCACCACTTCTCGCTGCTACGCCCCTCGGTCTCAAGGGAACTGGCCGCAACCGCGCCCTCTTGGTCAATATGGCGCAGGATGTTGTCAATCAGGTCAGGCTGTTCGCGCTGAACCCGCGCGATCCGTCCCCACGTGCCCATGCCCCGCTCGGCATCACGCATCCGCCAACGATAAAGCGGATAATCCTCAACCGGGATCATCGATGCTTCGTGGCCCCAATATTCAAACAGCTTGCGCTGGCGCCCCGTCCCCCAGACCATTTCATCAAGCATCTTCGGGTCATAAATGCCCAACCGCGAAAAGATCGGCATGTAATGCGCCCGTGTCAGAACATTGACACTGTCGACCTGCAACATATTGGTCGCCCGGATGGTTTTAAGGATCTGGCGCTTGGTCACATCCCGGTCGGGATTGGCGGCAAAGCCCTGCCCGACAAGTGCCAGGTTACGCGCCTGTTTGGCAGATATCGAAACGGTCGGGGACGGGGTGGCAGCACTGTCAATCGGCATCAGGACACACTTGGAAAATCGAATAAAAACAGGTGCATGCTAACACACGCTCCTGACAATTCTGGCAGGATGATTTTGCAGTTACCACTGCTGGCGAACTTGACCGCAAACCGCCACCCTCATAGGCTTCATTCCTGATCGCGACAAAAGCGCCCCAACAAACAGGACAGCCCGAATGACCACCCCGCAAATCATGATTCTGGCCGTGCTGCTTGGCACCGTCGTGCTGTTTCTGTGGGGCCGCTGGCGCCACGACATGGTGGCGATGGCATCCCTTCTGGTCTGTGTGGTTCTGGGGTTGGTTCCGACCGACGGGGCCTTTGTCGGCTTTGGTCACCCCGCCGTCATAACGGTCGCCTGCATCCTGATCCTGTCATCAGCCCTGCAAAGGTCAGGGGCGGTTGATACCCTGTCGCGTACCGTCCTGCCGCAAACGGCCGGGCCGTTTGTCACCATGGCCGCACTCAGTCTTCTGGCCGCCATCCTCTCAGCCTTCATGAACAATGTCGGGGCACTGGCCCTTTTGATGCCGATTGGCATTCAGATTGCCAACAAACAAAACCTGCCACCGGGAAAAATCCTGATGCCACTTGCGTTCGGATCGATCCTTGGCGGCATGACGACACTTATCGGTACGCCCCCAAACCTGATCGTTTCGGGCTTTCGGGCCAAGGTAAACGGGGCAGGCTTTTCGATGTTTGATTATAGCCCGGTCGGCGTTGCCATCGCCCTTGCCGGACTGCTGTTCGTCATTCTGCTGGGCCGCTTTCTGGTGCCAACCCGCCAACGCGCCGGGGCAGAAGGGTTCGAGACCGGATCCTATTTGACCGAGGCCCGCATTACCGAGGGCAGCAAGGCCATCGGCATGTTCATGCGTGAAATCAATGACGAGCTTGAAAAGTCGGACGCGCAGGTGATTGGCCTGATCCGCAACGAACGCCGCATTCCGGCACCAAGCCCCTATCGCGAACTGCAACAAGACGACATCCTGCTGATCGAAGCCGAACCCGAAGGACTGGCAAGTGCCCTTTCCGGCCTTGAACTGACCCTGGAAGCCGAACTGCGTAGCGAAGAAGCCAACGCCGAACAAAAGGAAGAAGCCAAGGAACAGGTCCGCGCCCAAAAGGCGCAAAAAGCAGCCGAAAAATCCGGTGACGCACCAAAGGCTGACGCCGAACAGGATGACGCCTCCAAATCGGAGAAAAAGGACTCTGATGCAAAGAAAAGGGCCCTTCAGTCCGACGATATCTCCCTGATCGAAGTCGTGGTCCTGCCGAACGCCTCCTTCATCGGGCGATCTGCGGCCGATATCCGCATTCGCAGTCGCTATGGCATCAACTTGCTGGCCCTGTCCCGCCAGGGACAACGTTCGATGTCACGCTTGCGCACCATGAAAATGCAGGCCGGGGACGTGCTTTTGATGCAAGGCACGCCTGCTGCCATTCACGAATTCGGTAATCGTCTGGGCTGCGCGCCGCTCGCCGAACGGTCGCTCAACCTTGGCGACAAGACACAGGCCTTCAAGGCAACCGCCATCATGGCCGTTGCCATTGCGCTTGCGGCCTTTGGCATCCTGCCTGCCGCCATTTCGTTTGCCCTTGGCGTGCTTGCCACTTTGCTGGTGGGTGTGGTCTCGCCGCGCACCCTTTATGATGCGGTCGACTGGCCGGTGGTGGTGTTGCTGGCCGCCCTGATCCCGGTCGCCAATGCCATGGAAAGTACCGGCAGTGCCGATCTGATTGCGCGCTTCCTGCTCGATACGGTCGCACAAGGAAGCGCGCCAGTTGCCCTTGCCCTGATCCTTGTTGTCACCATGACGCTCTCGGACTTCATGAACAATGCCGCAACCGCCGCTGTCATGTGCCCGATTGCAATTGGCAGCGCCGCCCAACTCGATGCCAGCTCCGACCCGTTCCTGATGGCG encodes the following:
- a CDS encoding ABC transporter ATP-binding protein, coding for MGAIRLEKVKKTFGTLDVIPGVDLDINDGEFVVFVGPSGCGKSTLLRLIAGLEDVTDGKILINGTDVANEAPAKRGLSMVFQSYALYPHMTVYNNIAFGLKMAGESKEVIEEKVQSAAKILNLTDYLERRPGALSGGQRQRVAIGRAIVRNPAAFLFDEPLSNLDAALRVNMRLEITGLHQELKTTMIYVTHDQVEAMTMADKIVVLQAGRVEQVGKPMELYNNPTNKFVAGFIGSPKMNFLGGELAKKYDCHEIGIRPEHFAVSTEKGEIPATVKIAEHLGAETYLHVEADSLGPMTVRATGEIPLGEHDKIFLTPEQDRIHRFDAQGLALAKS
- a CDS encoding SDR family oxidoreductase, which codes for MYLKKFDLTGRRAYVTGGGRAIGLSCCEALAEAGAHVIIGDISEGVAEEGRDYLKSKGYSADIDIMDVTNTDQVRASAEKMAKQGGVDILVNNAGIARSETPAETVTDEHWLNVIDVNLNGTFWCCREFGKQMLEKKNGVIVNVGSMSGFIVNKPQEQAYYNASKAAVHHLTKSLAAEWGNRGVRVNAVAPTYIATPLNEFVKSKPEMYDAWINGTPMARLGLTEEIGSVVLFLASDASSLMTGSIVLADGGYTCW
- a CDS encoding crosslink repair DNA glycosylase YcaQ family protein; the encoded protein is MPIDSAATPSPTVSISAKQARNLALVGQGFAANPDRDVTKRQILKTIRATNMLQVDSVNVLTRAHYMPIFSRLGIYDPKMLDEMVWGTGRQRKLFEYWGHEASMIPVEDYPLYRWRMRDAERGMGTWGRIARVQREQPDLIDNILRHIDQEGAVAASSLETEGRSSEKWWGWSNTKTAMEYLFWSGQVMARKRRSSFEREYDLPHRIIGDAAHEPDRDRQDAMCDLICKGIAAMGVAAEIDLRKYFRLPTDETKACLARLVEEGRLLQADVEGWKQPGYLCPTVNPRSRAKPTCLMVPFDPVMWERDRVERIFGFNYRIEIYVPAEKRQYGYYVLPFMLNGEFVARVDLKSDRQAGVLRVQSAHLEDHVRAADVAGPLMENLQRLAVFLGLNGVEVMPANDFSKYLGSVPCQFG
- a CDS encoding SLC13 family permease, with the translated sequence MTTPQIMILAVLLGTVVLFLWGRWRHDMVAMASLLVCVVLGLVPTDGAFVGFGHPAVITVACILILSSALQRSGAVDTLSRTVLPQTAGPFVTMAALSLLAAILSAFMNNVGALALLMPIGIQIANKQNLPPGKILMPLAFGSILGGMTTLIGTPPNLIVSGFRAKVNGAGFSMFDYSPVGVAIALAGLLFVILLGRFLVPTRQRAGAEGFETGSYLTEARITEGSKAIGMFMREINDELEKSDAQVIGLIRNERRIPAPSPYRELQQDDILLIEAEPEGLASALSGLELTLEAELRSEEANAEQKEEAKEQVRAQKAQKAAEKSGDAPKADAEQDDASKSEKKDSDAKKRALQSDDISLIEVVVLPNASFIGRSAADIRIRSRYGINLLALSRQGQRSMSRLRTMKMQAGDVLLMQGTPAAIHEFGNRLGCAPLAERSLNLGDKTQAFKATAIMAVAIALAAFGILPAAISFALGVLATLLVGVVSPRTLYDAVDWPVVVLLAALIPVANAMESTGSADLIARFLLDTVAQGSAPVALALILVVTMTLSDFMNNAATAAVMCPIAIGSAAQLDASSDPFLMAVAIGASCAFLTPIGHQNNTLILGPGGFRFSDYWRLGLPIEIIVVAVGVPMLLWVWPL